In Alkalihalobacterium alkalinitrilicum, a genomic segment contains:
- a CDS encoding 2-oxoacid:acceptor oxidoreductase family protein — protein sequence MKSFAILGLTGQGIETGGEILSNVLKTLGYKHRVWRDFSTIIRGGHTAYEIYISEDDEIELPPRLEKVDLAIVWDDEGVKRYKDRVKNEYSIYGSKQVTNTVEEKNILDIPKIGFNVWAVGVITGALGISFKEVQQQIQQRFKDQKNQDLFYEGFQLTKTRCVGRPLLKRDTEYASISGNDALSLGAIAGGVRHYFGYPITPASEILENLSEWLPPLGGATYQVEDEIAAIHAAIGCSFSGKRTIVATSGPGISLMTEGIGYCSATEIPLVIIDNQRGGPSTGMPTKTEQSDLNHLKYGGHGEFSRVLLTPTSVIDCITVIQEALNLADYYQCPVIIALDLDLALRRVSLPWTEIEEAINGIVIDRGRLITENVEDGKYIRYESLDGLPPNRTIPGVKGGAYVASGDEHDERGYMEPDFKEVRQSLHLRRLHKTDDIIYHRAFSKVGSEKAPITIIGTGAMGELIEHLVNKDPETYQGILLRQLSPVPLQELIDAIKETKKVIVAEYNATGQIRTFIKEAIQHKEVNSILRFDGEHYTEEEFEKELVQRLGVST from the coding sequence ATGAAAAGTTTTGCAATACTTGGATTAACTGGCCAGGGGATAGAAACAGGTGGCGAGATATTATCAAATGTGTTGAAAACATTAGGATATAAACATCGGGTATGGAGAGATTTTTCAACAATTATCCGTGGAGGACACACAGCATATGAAATCTACATCTCAGAAGATGATGAAATCGAACTACCACCTCGTTTGGAAAAGGTAGATTTGGCAATCGTTTGGGATGATGAAGGTGTAAAACGTTATAAGGACCGAGTAAAGAACGAATATTCTATCTATGGTTCTAAACAAGTAACTAATACAGTTGAAGAAAAAAATATTTTAGATATTCCTAAAATAGGTTTTAATGTTTGGGCAGTCGGAGTAATAACGGGAGCACTTGGTATTTCTTTTAAAGAAGTTCAACAGCAAATTCAACAACGTTTTAAAGATCAAAAGAACCAAGATTTATTCTATGAAGGGTTTCAATTGACAAAGACGAGATGTGTTGGTCGACCGCTGTTAAAAAGAGATACAGAATATGCAAGTATATCTGGAAATGACGCGTTATCCCTCGGGGCTATAGCTGGCGGTGTCCGACATTATTTCGGATATCCGATAACACCTGCTTCAGAGATTTTAGAAAATCTATCAGAATGGTTACCACCACTCGGCGGTGCGACTTATCAAGTAGAAGATGAAATAGCTGCAATCCATGCAGCAATAGGATGTAGTTTTTCAGGAAAAAGAACAATAGTTGCGACAAGCGGACCAGGTATATCATTGATGACTGAAGGCATTGGCTACTGTTCAGCAACAGAGATACCGTTAGTAATCATTGATAATCAACGGGGTGGACCTTCAACAGGAATGCCAACCAAAACGGAGCAGAGTGATCTAAATCACCTCAAATATGGTGGTCATGGAGAGTTTTCTAGAGTATTACTTACTCCAACTAGTGTCATTGATTGTATTACAGTCATTCAGGAAGCTTTAAACCTAGCAGACTATTATCAATGCCCAGTCATAATAGCACTAGATCTAGACTTAGCATTAAGGCGTGTCTCTCTTCCTTGGACGGAAATAGAGGAGGCCATCAATGGTATAGTTATTGATCGTGGTCGATTGATCACTGAAAACGTAGAAGACGGTAAGTATATACGATACGAGTCACTTGATGGATTACCACCGAACAGAACCATTCCAGGTGTAAAAGGTGGGGCTTATGTTGCTAGCGGTGACGAACATGATGAAAGAGGTTATATGGAGCCTGACTTTAAAGAGGTTAGACAGTCGCTACATCTAAGGAGATTGCATAAAACAGATGACATCATATATCATCGAGCGTTTTCGAAAGTTGGTAGTGAAAAGGCGCCAATAACGATTATTGGAACGGGAGCGATGGGAGAATTAATAGAGCACCTCGTAAACAAAGATCCAGAAACTTATCAAGGCATTTTACTAAGACAATTATCGCCAGTGCCATTACAGGAGCTTATAGATGCGATTAAGGAAACAAAGAAAGTCATTGTAGCTGAATATAATGCTACTGGCCAAATACGAACGTTTATTAAAGAAGCGATTCAGCACAAAGAGGTTAATTCCATTCTGCGCTTTGATGGTGAACATTATACAGAAGAAGAATTTGAAAAAGAGTTAGTTCAAAGGTTGGGGGTGAGTACATGA
- a CDS encoding thiamine pyrophosphate-dependent enzyme, with protein sequence MTQTLTTKDYSNGNAPTWCPGCGDYAVLRAIQRSLLNLQVQPEDATLVSGIGCSGKIAHYFGGYSIHSTHGRALTIAQGIKAARPELTVIAAGGDGDGYGIGVGHLVHAARRNLNITYVVMDNGVYGNTKGQTSPTSPIGYQSSTTPIGNKDTPINPLLLAWSSGASFIAQGFAGNFKHLEDLVVKGIQHNGFSLINVFSPCVVFNKSHGYDFYKENIEYYDKVSTTPEEFVGILSQSKMPAGVLWQKSSPSTIPSNQLEKGEEKNLARYLRSKII encoded by the coding sequence ATGACACAAACATTAACGACGAAAGACTATTCAAATGGAAATGCGCCTACATGGTGCCCTGGATGTGGAGATTATGCAGTCCTTAGAGCAATTCAGCGTTCATTACTCAATTTACAAGTTCAACCAGAGGACGCAACATTAGTATCTGGAATTGGTTGTAGTGGGAAAATAGCACACTATTTCGGTGGTTATTCCATTCACTCTACCCATGGTCGAGCTTTAACTATTGCTCAAGGTATAAAGGCAGCGCGACCAGAACTAACTGTAATTGCTGCAGGTGGCGATGGTGATGGATATGGAATAGGTGTTGGTCATTTAGTACATGCAGCTAGACGGAATTTAAATATTACGTATGTTGTTATGGACAATGGTGTTTATGGTAATACAAAAGGGCAAACTTCACCAACTAGTCCTATTGGTTACCAATCATCGACTACACCAATAGGTAACAAAGACACCCCTATCAACCCATTGCTTCTTGCTTGGTCATCAGGCGCTTCTTTTATAGCACAAGGATTTGCAGGTAATTTTAAACACTTAGAAGACTTGGTAGTTAAAGGTATACAACATAATGGATTTTCTTTGATTAATGTATTCAGCCCTTGTGTGGTTTTCAATAAGTCCCATGGCTACGACTTCTATAAAGAAAATATAGAATACTATGATAAAGTAAGCACTACCCCAGAAGAGTTTGTAGGTATACTTAGCCAATCAAAAATGCCGGCAGGTGTACTTTGGCAAAAGTCTTCTCCTTCTACTATACCCTCAAACCAGCTTGAGAAGGGGGAAGAGAAAAATCTAGCAAGGTATCTCCGTTCTAAAATAATCTAG
- a CDS encoding Leu/Phe/Val dehydrogenase, which yields MQKYDYENLYFFNDNQTGIKGVICIHDTTLGPATGGCRMWTYATEWDAIEDALRLGKGMTYKYAAAGVDLGGGKAVIIADPKKDKSEALFRSFGRFLNRLNGLYITGQDVGTTLRDMETIRSETPYVVTLPRELGGAGPISPSTALGVFQSIKACVKEKYGTDQLKDIRVAVQGVGSVGYYLVKYLTEAGANVTIADIDTKRTKELTEEFGVRVESTETIHSLDVEVFSPCALGKIINDQTISELKCKVVAGSANNQLADEKHGDFLSELGILYAPDYIANAGGTIYDTDRLKPGGFNEVRAINHVERIYETMTDIIKISKEETIPTYKAADLYAERRIESVGRAKHLQKDIINNMQ from the coding sequence ATGCAGAAATATGATTATGAAAATCTTTATTTTTTTAATGACAATCAAACGGGAATTAAAGGTGTTATTTGTATTCATGATACAACGTTAGGACCTGCTACTGGTGGATGTAGAATGTGGACATATGCAACTGAATGGGATGCGATTGAGGACGCACTTCGATTAGGAAAAGGGATGACATATAAATATGCGGCTGCAGGAGTAGACCTTGGTGGTGGAAAAGCGGTTATTATCGCTGATCCTAAGAAAGATAAAAGTGAAGCATTATTTCGTTCATTTGGTAGATTTCTAAACCGCTTAAATGGTTTGTATATTACTGGTCAAGATGTCGGTACAACATTAAGAGATATGGAAACAATCCGATCAGAAACGCCTTATGTAGTAACTCTTCCAAGGGAATTGGGTGGTGCAGGTCCGATTTCACCGTCAACCGCTTTAGGAGTGTTCCAATCGATAAAGGCTTGTGTAAAAGAAAAATATGGAACAGATCAATTAAAAGATATTAGAGTGGCTGTTCAGGGAGTAGGAAGTGTCGGTTATTATCTCGTTAAATACTTAACAGAAGCAGGCGCTAATGTAACGATTGCTGATATTGATACCAAGCGAACAAAAGAATTAACCGAAGAATTTGGAGTGCGCGTTGAAAGTACAGAGACGATTCACTCACTCGATGTTGAAGTTTTTTCACCGTGTGCACTAGGTAAAATCATAAACGATCAAACGATTTCAGAGCTTAAATGTAAAGTAGTTGCAGGCAGTGCAAATAATCAACTTGCTGATGAGAAGCACGGTGATTTTTTAAGCGAATTAGGCATTTTGTATGCTCCAGATTATATTGCCAACGCAGGCGGTACGATTTATGATACAGATCGTTTAAAGCCAGGTGGGTTCAATGAAGTAAGGGCGATTAATCACGTTGAGAGAATTTATGAAACGATGACTGACATAATAAAGATTTCAAAAGAAGAGACTATACCAACATATAAGGCAGCTGATTTATATGCTGAAAGAAGAATAGAGTCTGTTGGTAGGGCGAAGCACCTGCAAAAAGACATTATTAATAATATGCAGTGA